Below is a window of Methanofollis sp. DNA.
CGGGGCGACGAGTTACGACCAGGCGCGGGCGATCGCCCTCGGCGAGGACGCCCTCGCCTTTGCGGTCACGATCCTGAAGGAAGGGGGAAACTTTGTCTGCAAATCCTTCCAGGGAGAGGACTTCCCCGAACTCTATGCGGAGGTGAAGAAGCACTTCCTGTCTGTACGCACTTTCAGGCCGCTGGCATCCAGGCGCGGGAGCAAGGAGATCTACATCGTCGCCAAGAACTTCCGGAGGCAGAAGGATGGTGCTGAAGGATAGCTTCGGCCGCCCGGTAACAAACCTGCGGATCAGCCTCACGCCGCGCTGCAACCTCGACTGCATTTACTGCCATGCAGAGGGGGAGGTAAAGCCGCGCGAAGAGCTCAGCCTTGAGGAGATCAGGGAGATCCTCCGTGTCGGCGCAAAGATCGGGATCAAAAGCGTGAAGTTCACGGGGGGCGAGCCCCTCCTCAGGAAGGATATCCTCGATATCGTCAGGGCCGTGCCGCGCGGGATCGAGTCGTCGATGACCACGAACGGCACTCTCCTCCCTGGCCTTGCCCATGACCTGAAGGAGGCGGGGCTCGCACGGGTGAACGTGAGTCTCGACACCCTCAGGCACGACAGGTACCTCCAGATCACGAAAAAAGACCTCCTTGACCATGTGCTCGACGGGATCCGCGAGGCCGTCGACGCCGGCCTGACGCCGGTGAAGCTGAACACTGTTGTCCTGAAGGGGTTGAACGAGGACGAGATCCCGGACTTCCTCGCCTTCGTCAGGGACAGCGACGCACTTATCCTCCAGATCATCGAGTTGATGGAGTTCAAGAACTGCACGATGCACGGCGACGTGGACCGCCTGGAAAAAGAGATCGCCCTGAACTCGACCGAGGTCCTCACCCGGCGCATGCACCACCGGAAGAAGTACTGCGTGGACGGCGCCGAGGTCGAGGTGGTGCGGCCTCTCCACAACACCGAGTTCTGCG
It encodes the following:
- the moaA gene encoding GTP 3',8-cyclase MoaA, with amino-acid sequence MVLKDSFGRPVTNLRISLTPRCNLDCIYCHAEGEVKPREELSLEEIREILRVGAKIGIKSVKFTGGEPLLRKDILDIVRAVPRGIESSMTTNGTLLPGLAHDLKEAGLARVNVSLDTLRHDRYLQITKKDLLDHVLDGIREAVDAGLTPVKLNTVVLKGLNEDEIPDFLAFVRDSDALILQIIELMEFKNCTMHGDVDRLEKEIALNSTEVLTRRMHHRKKYCVDGAEVEVVRPLHNTEFCAFCNRLRVTSDGYLKPCLLRTDNHVDIRGKKGEELEALFEKAVQNREPFFK